The following proteins come from a genomic window of Methanocella conradii HZ254:
- a CDS encoding energy-coupling factor ABC transporter ATP-binding protein → MTPQKKQVCIHGPGELIHVDCASHVYPDGSVGIHDMCFRVMEREVVALCGPNGSGKSTLIEHLNGLLSPSSGSVAVMGRDMGGLKKDIWRYVGVVFQRSDDQLFAPTVLDDVMFGPLNMGMSVEDARAAAIDALKAVGAMGLENKVPAYLSGGQKRLVCIAGVLAMKPKVIAMDEPTSDLDPQHSEAVEKIILGLRENGVSVVVATHDLDMAARIADRICIVKDGSIIAEGRPSEIFYDEELLSMAGLKPPGVVRICQEILKSAGVGHSERPVTADELVHLISGLITKR, encoded by the coding sequence ATGACACCGCAAAAAAAGCAGGTTTGTATTCATGGGCCTGGCGAGCTGATTCACGTTGATTGCGCCAGCCATGTGTACCCTGATGGGAGCGTCGGCATCCACGATATGTGCTTCAGGGTGATGGAGCGTGAGGTCGTGGCGCTTTGCGGCCCTAACGGCTCGGGTAAATCCACCCTTATCGAGCACTTGAACGGATTGCTATCGCCGTCCAGCGGCTCCGTGGCCGTCATGGGCAGGGACATGGGAGGGCTGAAAAAGGATATCTGGCGCTACGTCGGCGTGGTCTTTCAGCGGTCCGACGACCAGCTATTCGCGCCCACGGTGCTGGATGACGTCATGTTCGGGCCTCTCAACATGGGCATGTCCGTTGAGGATGCGAGGGCGGCCGCCATTGACGCCCTTAAAGCGGTCGGCGCCATGGGCCTCGAGAATAAGGTGCCAGCTTATTTGAGCGGCGGGCAGAAGAGGCTCGTTTGCATAGCCGGCGTGCTGGCGATGAAGCCGAAGGTCATAGCCATGGATGAGCCTACGTCTGACCTGGACCCGCAGCATTCTGAGGCCGTTGAAAAGATCATACTCGGCTTGAGAGAGAATGGCGTCAGCGTGGTGGTGGCCACCCATGACCTTGACATGGCCGCGAGGATAGCCGATCGAATCTGCATCGTCAAGGATGGCTCCATCATAGCCGAGGGTCGCCCCTCCGAGATATTCTATGATGAAGAATTATTAAGCATGGCGGGCCTTAAGCCGCCGGGCGTCGTGCGCATATGCCAGGAAATCCTTAAAAGCGCCGGCGTTGGGCACTCGGAGCGCCCCGTGACAGCCGATGAGCTCGTCCACCTGATATCAGGCCTCATAACTAAACGTTGA
- a CDS encoding energy-coupling factor ABC transporter permease produces the protein MAHIHLEDGSFTVFWAIAWWLVAIAVISLSIIWLRKIKKVDGRIITVAGLCTAAAFAIFQISIPIAGGVHLNLTPLIGILTGPAVGSLIVLIVNIFSAAIGHGGWGLIGANCLINITELTSAYFIYKGMERLTKSVFARAGVATLLGLFIGNVAMIAIILASGIQGVNQSKADILWGLSLIAGINMMVAVIEAAVTGYVISYISKVRPDMLKEALYA, from the coding sequence ATGGCACACATACACCTCGAAGACGGCTCGTTCACAGTATTCTGGGCCATCGCATGGTGGCTGGTCGCTATAGCCGTCATAAGCTTGAGCATAATATGGCTAAGAAAGATAAAGAAGGTTGACGGCCGGATCATCACCGTAGCCGGGCTGTGTACGGCCGCCGCATTTGCCATTTTTCAGATAAGCATACCCATCGCCGGCGGCGTGCACCTGAACCTTACCCCGCTCATCGGCATACTCACGGGGCCGGCGGTCGGCAGCCTTATCGTGCTCATCGTCAACATTTTCTCCGCCGCCATAGGCCACGGCGGCTGGGGGCTGATCGGCGCAAACTGCCTTATAAACATCACTGAGCTAACCTCTGCATATTTCATCTATAAGGGAATGGAGAGGCTTACAAAAAGCGTTTTCGCCCGGGCTGGCGTGGCAACGCTGCTGGGCCTCTTCATCGGTAACGTGGCCATGATAGCAATCATACTGGCATCAGGCATACAGGGAGTGAATCAAAGCAAAGCAGACATCCTCTGGGGCCTTTCTCTGATCGCGGGCATAAACATGATGGTCGCGGTAATCGAGGCAGCGGTCACCGGATACGTCATATCTTATATAAGTAAGGTTAGGCCAGACATGCTGAAGGAGGCCTTATACGCCTGA
- the thrC gene encoding threonine synthase, whose amino-acid sequence MRIDHLQCARCGRKYPKDELRYRCDCGDSIEIVYDYGELAGRISWADLRKRTFCHWRYREFYPGLNKRNIITMGEGGTSLVKSRSIAKKAGCRELLFKMESLNPTGSFKDRGSTVEISQACQYGARELVLASTGNMGASVAAYCARGGIGCTIYVPWSTPEVKLLQMEAHGAIIKRVRGDYTAAALEARSQFEKRGVYLAGDYPYRSEGEKSVGFEIADALGTDYDYIACPIGNGTLLHGIWKGLKEFKMMGLIDRLPRILGVQAEGCNTVVKAFQDNKEIIEPVQPHTLMDAVACGDPLDGSWALKALRESGGIGIAVSDDEAIRVRDMLAREEGIFAELSGALSTAGLMKAYENGMIEKGLKVVSLVTGHGLKEPEAARYRPSKP is encoded by the coding sequence ATGCGAATCGATCACCTCCAGTGCGCCCGCTGCGGCAGGAAATACCCGAAAGACGAGCTAAGGTATAGGTGCGACTGCGGGGACAGCATTGAGATAGTATACGACTATGGAGAGCTTGCCGGCAGGATTAGCTGGGCAGACCTCAGGAAGAGGACGTTTTGCCACTGGAGGTACAGGGAGTTTTATCCGGGCCTTAATAAGAGGAATATCATTACCATGGGTGAGGGAGGCACCAGCCTTGTTAAGTCGAGGAGCATTGCTAAAAAGGCGGGGTGCAGAGAGCTTTTATTTAAGATGGAGAGCCTCAACCCGACCGGGTCTTTTAAGGACCGGGGCTCGACAGTGGAGATATCGCAGGCCTGCCAGTATGGTGCCCGCGAGCTTGTGCTGGCGTCTACGGGCAACATGGGCGCGAGCGTGGCGGCATACTGTGCAAGGGGCGGCATCGGCTGTACGATATACGTGCCGTGGAGCACTCCGGAGGTTAAGCTGCTCCAGATGGAGGCGCATGGGGCGATCATTAAAAGAGTGAGGGGAGACTATACTGCCGCTGCGCTTGAGGCCAGAAGCCAGTTTGAGAAGAGGGGCGTATACTTAGCGGGCGACTATCCGTACAGGAGCGAGGGGGAGAAGTCGGTGGGCTTTGAGATAGCGGACGCGCTGGGCACTGATTACGATTACATCGCGTGCCCTATAGGGAATGGCACGCTTTTGCATGGCATATGGAAAGGCTTGAAAGAATTTAAGATGATGGGGCTGATCGATAGGCTGCCCAGGATACTGGGGGTGCAGGCCGAGGGTTGTAATACTGTCGTTAAGGCATTTCAAGACAATAAGGAGATTATAGAGCCTGTCCAGCCGCACACGCTCATGGACGCGGTGGCCTGCGGCGACCCTCTGGATGGGAGCTGGGCGCTCAAGGCGCTGAGGGAGTCGGGAGGCATCGGAATAGCGGTCTCTGACGATGAGGCAATCCGCGTGCGTGACATGCTTGCCAGGGAGGAGGGCATTTTTGCAGAGCTGTCGGGCGCATTGAGCACGGCCGGGCTCATGAAGGCGTATGAGAACGGTATGATAGAAAAGGGCCTGAAAGTGGTCTCGCTGGTCACCGGCCACGGCCTGAAGGAGCCGGAGGCGGCCAGGTACCGGCCATCTAAACCTTGA
- a CDS encoding YkgJ family cysteine cluster protein → MSGCIQCGYCCKKYGMRLEATPLDIARWRLEKREDILVHVDIEIKNEEVKGGRLWVDREGKNEKECPFLVLKDDKYYCGIQDTKPEVCTWYYCDKYF, encoded by the coding sequence ATGAGCGGATGCATACAGTGCGGCTATTGCTGCAAAAAATACGGGATGAGGCTGGAAGCCACGCCGCTCGACATCGCAAGGTGGCGCCTGGAGAAAAGGGAAGACATACTAGTACATGTTGACATTGAAATAAAGAACGAAGAGGTGAAGGGCGGCCGCCTGTGGGTGGACAGAGAAGGGAAAAATGAGAAAGAATGCCCATTCCTGGTTTTAAAAGACGACAAGTACTACTGCGGCATACAGGATACCAAGCCAGAAGTATGCACCTGGTACTATTGCGACAAGTACTTTTAG
- the thiD gene encoding bifunctional hydroxymethylpyrimidine kinase/phosphomethylpyrimidine kinase: MSHFTALTIAGSDSGGGAGIAADLKTFQALGVHGTCAITAITSQNTLGVQAVFDVPPRVIESQIDSVMADFEVIYAKTGMLSRVETVECVARKARDYGLKLVVDPVMAAEAGGRLLNQDAVEALKEFMLPLAEVATPNVFEASALSGILVNDVESAKEACKAIHALGARRVVVTGGHIGGIDVLYDGSFKVFRGELVKGGTHGTGCTYSAAITAYLARGESVENACSKAKEFVRNAVTRSMDVGHGVRPVNPGGIK, from the coding sequence ATGAGCCATTTCACCGCATTGACGATAGCGGGCTCGGATTCTGGCGGGGGCGCTGGCATAGCAGCCGACCTGAAGACCTTTCAGGCTCTGGGGGTGCATGGCACCTGTGCCATTACGGCTATCACCTCGCAAAATACCCTTGGCGTGCAGGCGGTTTTTGACGTGCCGCCCCGGGTGATAGAGAGCCAGATAGACTCGGTCATGGCGGACTTCGAGGTCATATACGCCAAGACTGGGATGCTCTCCAGGGTGGAGACCGTTGAGTGTGTGGCACGCAAGGCAAGGGATTACGGGCTGAAGCTCGTGGTGGACCCGGTCATGGCCGCCGAAGCCGGGGGCAGATTGCTTAACCAGGATGCAGTAGAAGCCTTAAAAGAGTTTATGCTGCCCCTGGCCGAGGTAGCGACCCCAAACGTTTTCGAGGCATCCGCCCTCTCGGGCATCCTGGTTAATGACGTCGAGTCCGCCAAAGAGGCCTGTAAGGCCATCCATGCCCTGGGAGCCAGGCGAGTCGTGGTGACGGGGGGCCATATTGGTGGCATTGACGTGCTATACGATGGCAGCTTTAAGGTCTTTAGAGGCGAGCTCGTTAAGGGGGGCACGCATGGCACGGGCTGCACGTACTCGGCCGCAATAACCGCTTACCTCGCCAGGGGCGAAAGCGTTGAAAACGCCTGCTCTAAGGCGAAGGAGTTCGTCAGGAACGCCGTGACGAGGTCCATGGACGTGGGCCATGGGGTGAGGCCCGTGAACCCAGGCGGTATTAAATAA
- a CDS encoding class I SAM-dependent methyltransferase, whose amino-acid sequence MSLKEDLSNVIPPEELSKPGFYCDIIGDVAIISLPPGMDKYKERAAEAILSKRKNVRVVLNKLSKVRGSERVPMLEVLKGDDAIATYREYGFTYRFDVTRVFFNRHLSYERHRVAESAMPGETVLIPFAGVGPFAIPIAAKGCRVIAVEKSAEACRWMRLNARLNGVGDAVDIINGDALSIPDMLRLSADRVVIPTPYGMDNILERLALMVKESGMLHFYTFKKKSQIEGLIKQYEAMGLKVVLCRRCGNVAPGVSRWAFDLKKAL is encoded by the coding sequence ATGAGCTTAAAGGAAGACCTCTCTAATGTTATCCCGCCTGAAGAGCTTAGCAAGCCAGGCTTTTATTGTGATATCATAGGTGACGTTGCCATAATTTCGCTCCCTCCTGGCATGGACAAGTATAAAGAGAGAGCGGCGGAGGCCATCCTCTCAAAGCGTAAAAACGTCAGGGTGGTGCTGAACAAGCTCTCAAAGGTCAGGGGAAGCGAGCGAGTGCCCATGCTCGAGGTACTCAAAGGCGACGATGCTATAGCCACTTACAGGGAGTACGGCTTTACTTATAGGTTTGATGTGACGAGGGTGTTTTTCAACCGGCACTTAAGCTATGAGAGGCATCGTGTAGCCGAGAGCGCTATGCCAGGGGAGACCGTGCTGATACCTTTCGCCGGCGTGGGGCCGTTCGCCATCCCGATTGCTGCGAAGGGGTGTCGTGTGATAGCCGTGGAGAAAAGCGCGGAAGCCTGCAGATGGATGAGGCTGAACGCCCGCCTGAATGGCGTAGGTGATGCGGTGGATATAATAAATGGCGATGCCCTATCTATACCCGATATGCTGCGCTTGTCCGCGGATAGGGTGGTCATCCCGACGCCGTATGGCATGGATAACATCCTGGAGAGGCTTGCCCTGATGGTGAAGGAGAGCGGCATGCTCCACTTTTACACGTTCAAGAAAAAGAGCCAGATCGAGGGCCTCATAAAGCAGTATGAAGCCATGGGCCTTAAAGTAGTGCTGTGCCGCCGCTGTGGAAATGTGGCCCCCGGAGTAAGCCGCTGGGCTTTCGATCTCAAAAAAGCCTTATAG
- a CDS encoding cupin domain-containing protein: MIQKTSQTGYIKVVEGITRRTLVYGNSTLMAEFCLGKGRTLPVHRHPHEQTGYLVSGHIILTIDGKPHDMKPGDSWAIPGNVEHGAEVIEDSVAIEVFSPVREDYKP, encoded by the coding sequence ATGATACAAAAAACGAGCCAAACGGGCTACATCAAGGTGGTTGAGGGTATTACTCGTAGGACGCTGGTATATGGGAATAGCACGCTAATGGCCGAATTTTGCTTAGGAAAGGGGCGGACACTGCCCGTGCACAGGCACCCGCACGAGCAGACCGGCTACCTCGTGTCCGGCCACATCATACTGACCATCGACGGAAAGCCGCACGACATGAAGCCCGGCGATAGCTGGGCCATACCAGGCAACGTCGAGCACGGCGCTGAGGTCATTGAAGATTCCGTGGCCATCGAGGTATTCTCACCCGTAAGAGAGGACTATAAGCCATAG
- a CDS encoding alanine/glycine:cation symporter family protein: MGVLELLESMIVTANGILWGAPLFIMILGVGLLLTIRLGGIQVRLFPMAILRLTRSIHEKNDGREGDISPFQALSTALSGTMGIGNIAGVSTAIVLGGPGADFWMWMTAVIGMATKYAEAVLALKYRVRNADGTMAGGPMYYIEKGLKNRWLALAFAGCAAIATVGGGGMAQANSIANGISYQLGVDWAMPLPIIGQVSAIGILVGLTLTLFTGLVIIGGIKRIGIVASWLIPFLSIFYVGGGMLVMLASYDRVPGAIGLIFQYAFSPYAVAGGALGYSVVEAIRYGVARGVFTNEAGLGSAPVAYAASKSRSPVDQGLLAMLEVFIDTLVTCSITAFAVLSSDMWDDGLTGTALTTEAFSRTLGPAGAFIVLTSTILFGFSTIIGWSYYGEQYSAYIFGHRHKNGFKALYLISVFAGSVLGVRLVWEIADLFNGLMAIPNLVALAALSGVVSLETKKYFGQGLELEPIPPKK; encoded by the coding sequence ATGGGCGTCCTGGAATTATTAGAAAGCATGATTGTCACAGCCAATGGCATCCTCTGGGGCGCGCCACTGTTCATCATGATCCTTGGAGTCGGGCTACTTTTAACGATACGCCTGGGCGGCATACAGGTCCGGCTATTTCCAATGGCCATATTAAGGCTTACCCGCTCTATCCATGAGAAAAATGATGGGAGGGAGGGCGATATCTCTCCGTTCCAGGCGCTGAGCACCGCTCTCTCGGGAACGATGGGCATCGGGAACATCGCAGGCGTATCGACGGCCATAGTGCTCGGAGGGCCCGGGGCTGACTTCTGGATGTGGATGACAGCCGTTATTGGCATGGCGACGAAATACGCCGAGGCGGTGCTTGCGCTCAAGTATAGGGTTAGGAACGCGGATGGGACCATGGCCGGAGGCCCCATGTACTATATCGAGAAAGGGCTGAAGAACAGATGGCTTGCGCTGGCATTTGCGGGATGCGCGGCCATTGCCACGGTTGGGGGAGGCGGCATGGCACAGGCGAACTCGATTGCGAATGGCATCTCTTACCAGCTTGGCGTTGATTGGGCCATGCCCCTGCCGATCATCGGGCAGGTTTCTGCGATCGGCATACTGGTCGGGCTGACCCTTACACTTTTTACCGGATTGGTCATCATCGGTGGTATTAAGCGGATTGGCATAGTAGCCTCATGGCTGATCCCATTCTTGTCGATTTTTTATGTTGGAGGCGGGATGCTTGTCATGCTCGCCAGCTATGACAGGGTACCTGGGGCCATCGGCCTCATATTTCAGTACGCTTTCTCGCCGTACGCCGTAGCAGGCGGGGCGCTTGGCTATTCTGTCGTGGAGGCGATCAGGTACGGGGTCGCCAGGGGCGTATTCACCAATGAGGCGGGGCTGGGGAGCGCGCCTGTCGCCTATGCGGCCTCAAAAAGCAGGTCACCGGTTGACCAGGGGCTATTGGCGATGCTGGAAGTGTTTATCGACACCCTCGTCACCTGCTCAATAACAGCCTTCGCGGTGCTCTCGAGTGATATGTGGGATGACGGCCTCACCGGCACTGCACTGACTACTGAGGCGTTCTCACGCACGCTTGGCCCTGCGGGCGCCTTCATCGTGCTCACATCCACCATCCTTTTCGGCTTCTCGACTATCATCGGATGGTCGTATTATGGCGAGCAATACTCGGCCTACATCTTTGGGCACAGGCATAAGAATGGCTTTAAAGCGCTATACCTCATAAGCGTGTTTGCCGGCTCTGTGCTGGGCGTCAGGCTGGTGTGGGAGATAGCGGACCTCTTCAACGGGCTGATGGCTATACCGAACCTTGTAGCCCTGGCAGCGCTAAGCGGGGTCGTATCCCTTGAAACTAAAAAGTACTTTGGTCAAGGCTTAGAGCTAGAGCCGATACCGCCTAAAAAGTGA
- a CDS encoding AN1-type zinc finger domain-containing protein translates to MRKDEEIERTLRIYSRASTFEYVPRSKRDDDYVVARPVRLPKCVICGKTEPEPFECEFCHEYYCEEHLPPEKHDCKGPQEGMAPEEEAAIKRAIAAKFENVIESLPTVYMLIDSANPDELIAILQQLEAMEDVLAKIAARQDEE, encoded by the coding sequence ATGCGTAAGGATGAGGAAATAGAGAGGACGCTTCGCATCTATTCGAGGGCGAGCACATTCGAGTACGTGCCACGCTCAAAAAGAGATGACGACTACGTTGTCGCCAGGCCAGTCAGGCTGCCGAAATGCGTTATTTGCGGGAAAACCGAGCCGGAGCCATTCGAGTGCGAGTTCTGCCACGAGTACTATTGCGAGGAGCACCTTCCCCCTGAAAAGCACGATTGTAAGGGCCCCCAGGAAGGCATGGCTCCTGAGGAGGAGGCTGCCATCAAGAGGGCCATCGCCGCAAAGTTCGAGAACGTCATAGAAAGCCTGCCCACAGTCTACATGCTCATCGACAGCGCTAATCCCGATGAGCTTATCGCCATCTTACAACAGCTCGAGGCAATGGAGGACGTATTGGCGAAGATTGCTGCCCGTCAAGATGAAGAGTAA
- a CDS encoding YkgJ family cysteine cluster protein encodes MKKVIRDFECAMCGRCCASQDLVQLTAYELYGLARHLEIEPAEFFSRYCVTASTTQNPTLHLYIKTEDGRCPFLKDNKCSVHEARPYACMAYPMRVYWSLTEDMKAFVRSKYPALEKTCSLFRLNDGDVLLGDYELLSRQTLAWWVDDAYFSLAGEMADLSIPYRVADFYIHDKEMMEAAKRYVVNPYHPPSAFGAELAYARISLMLQAAIWNATASFVPVKVQEAKEDERLGKFILLTADADSAKALGLLAKSGRLDLARTLAMASNAYGGRHVIASMHGSSSDHIAIGFIFHESGTIIRELTDDGKKPLYIFFKPETGDEVKLVGFPLNVKI; translated from the coding sequence ATGAAGAAGGTCATAAGGGACTTCGAGTGCGCCATGTGCGGCCGATGCTGCGCAAGCCAGGACCTGGTACAGCTCACAGCCTATGAGCTCTACGGGCTGGCCAGGCACCTTGAGATAGAGCCTGCGGAATTTTTTAGCAGGTACTGCGTGACAGCCTCGACTACCCAGAATCCTACCTTGCATTTATACATTAAGACTGAGGACGGGAGGTGCCCATTCCTCAAGGATAATAAGTGCAGCGTCCACGAGGCAAGGCCTTACGCCTGCATGGCGTATCCTATGCGCGTCTACTGGTCCTTAACGGAGGACATGAAGGCATTCGTGCGCTCGAAGTATCCAGCTCTGGAGAAGACCTGCAGCCTCTTCAGGCTAAATGATGGGGACGTGCTCCTGGGTGACTATGAGCTATTGTCCAGGCAGACGCTCGCATGGTGGGTAGATGATGCCTACTTCAGCCTGGCCGGCGAAATGGCCGATCTCTCGATACCATATAGGGTGGCCGATTTTTATATCCATGATAAGGAAATGATGGAGGCCGCAAAGCGGTATGTAGTTAACCCCTATCATCCGCCTTCGGCTTTTGGCGCCGAGCTCGCCTATGCCAGGATATCACTGATGCTACAGGCTGCCATCTGGAATGCGACGGCAAGCTTCGTGCCTGTCAAAGTGCAGGAGGCCAAGGAGGATGAGCGGCTGGGGAAGTTTATTCTGCTTACCGCTGATGCCGACTCGGCGAAGGCCCTCGGACTGCTCGCTAAGAGCGGCAGGCTCGACCTTGCCAGGACGCTGGCAATGGCGTCAAATGCGTACGGGGGCAGGCACGTCATAGCTTCCATGCACGGCTCATCGTCCGACCACATCGCCATCGGCTTTATTTTCCATGAAAGCGGCACCATTATTCGAGAGCTTACTGATGACGGAAAAAAGCCGCTCTACATATTCTTCAAACCTGAAACTGGCGATGAAGTAAAGCTCGTCGGCTTCCCCCTTAACGTTAAAATATAG
- a CDS encoding flavodoxin family protein, translating into MKAIIICESVSHGNTLKVANAIAEVIGANVVKPAEFDAGTACDYDLIGLGSGIYYGKHHKSLMELAEKLPNCRKSVFIFSTSGKGAISQHRHLSDIISRKGYRNAGEFTCKGWDTWGPLKYIGGINRGLPNDAMIERAREFARGLKA; encoded by the coding sequence ATGAAGGCTATCATCATTTGTGAGTCGGTGTCGCATGGTAATACCCTAAAGGTGGCTAACGCGATAGCTGAAGTCATCGGGGCTAACGTGGTCAAGCCCGCCGAGTTTGATGCTGGGACCGCCTGCGATTATGACCTGATAGGGCTCGGATCGGGCATTTATTATGGAAAGCACCATAAGAGCTTGATGGAGCTTGCTGAGAAATTACCGAATTGCAGGAAGAGCGTTTTCATATTCTCGACGAGTGGTAAGGGCGCTATATCACAGCACAGGCACCTCAGCGACATCATCTCTAGAAAAGGCTACAGGAATGCCGGGGAATTTACCTGTAAGGGATGGGATACCTGGGGTCCTCTTAAGTATATAGGCGGCATTAACAGGGGACTGCCTAATGATGCCATGATCGAGCGGGCGAGGGAGTTTGCGAGGGGCCTGAAGGCATAG
- a CDS encoding HEAT repeat domain-containing protein, with the protein MAEYPSESWNREQLQEALKSKDVLLKMGAIRVLQGKPKDDYIASLVDALNDSDRLVRINAAITLGKAKSPLAVPALVRHAALDPDKDVRSYSLWAYRQIDYAKASPYLVKALLEGGDPAIVRFAANEIRHKNDMKAVESIIQRFHSGGLYTGYDLDMAAINGLYEIGYATVEPLVKCLDSEDTRVQANAAYALGKIGDERAVQPLINHLEAASLEMRSHISDALIKIGRASIPALIKLLDSKDRELKWIAAYSLARIGADSEAALLEALRLRGPEASEEIIYALGIAGRSASFKPLYEIYSSTKDDSVKAWATIALASIVAKGYSKITDKAAADKFLDELGEQLKPHMLISYETLNSLGKIYVERGISAGEEGFKENVSLAVKCFDLSIIERDNAAARAFRLFYGSYIKLMASRSPEIMGYIERDFTDLKKDAERSSNKKEIIYLMDGLLKVLKGAYEDKGFDFIGNFDAYVKYCKQMEPFLDDFYGAEEAKRPASREQPMLHADLNMIQDKVGALLNAIGKDDESAALAYRLSLEIARLDTGIYDDYRVVESCLRNIVNRMKLSSDKKSELHYKILLIGKNGASQVQLVLDEMLKELGVVRTDKPMPAEAKKAGRKVSVLEYVAVIIIVILLVIAIVLALNKLGFIRLPFALPISWLNPSLASIVIGSF; encoded by the coding sequence GTGGCAGAATATCCCAGTGAAAGCTGGAACCGGGAACAGTTACAGGAAGCGCTTAAGAGTAAAGACGTTTTATTGAAGATGGGCGCCATCCGGGTGCTCCAGGGAAAGCCTAAGGATGACTATATCGCGTCGCTTGTGGACGCTTTAAACGATAGCGATAGGCTGGTCAGGATAAACGCGGCCATCACGCTGGGAAAGGCGAAAAGCCCGCTCGCAGTCCCTGCACTCGTACGCCACGCGGCCCTAGACCCGGACAAGGATGTCAGGTCATACTCATTATGGGCATACAGGCAGATTGACTATGCTAAAGCCTCCCCTTATCTTGTCAAAGCATTGCTTGAGGGCGGCGACCCGGCTATAGTGAGGTTCGCCGCCAACGAGATACGACATAAGAACGACATGAAGGCCGTCGAGTCCATCATCCAGAGGTTTCATAGCGGCGGGCTTTATACCGGATACGACCTTGACATGGCCGCCATCAACGGCCTTTACGAGATAGGCTATGCCACGGTTGAGCCCCTGGTGAAATGCCTCGATAGCGAGGATACAAGGGTGCAGGCGAACGCCGCCTACGCCCTGGGCAAGATCGGAGACGAGCGCGCCGTACAGCCTTTGATCAACCACCTCGAGGCGGCCAGCCTGGAAATGCGCTCGCACATAAGCGACGCGCTGATCAAGATAGGCAGGGCCTCGATACCGGCCCTGATAAAGCTTCTGGATAGTAAGGATAGGGAGCTAAAGTGGATAGCCGCATATAGCCTGGCAAGGATTGGCGCCGACTCAGAGGCAGCCTTACTGGAAGCTTTAAGGCTGCGCGGGCCTGAGGCGAGCGAGGAGATCATATACGCCCTGGGCATAGCGGGCCGAAGCGCCTCTTTCAAGCCGCTATACGAAATTTATTCCTCCACTAAGGATGATAGCGTCAAGGCGTGGGCCACCATAGCGCTGGCCAGCATAGTCGCAAAAGGCTATAGCAAGATCACGGATAAGGCCGCGGCGGATAAGTTTTTAGATGAGCTCGGCGAACAGCTAAAGCCTCACATGCTCATTTCATACGAAACGCTCAACTCGCTCGGCAAGATATACGTGGAGAGGGGCATAAGTGCTGGCGAGGAGGGATTCAAGGAGAACGTCAGCCTCGCAGTTAAGTGCTTCGACCTCTCCATCATCGAGAGGGACAACGCGGCCGCCAGGGCGTTCCGCCTGTTCTATGGCTCATACATTAAGCTCATGGCTTCCAGGTCCCCCGAAATAATGGGCTACATCGAGAGGGACTTTACTGACCTGAAAAAGGATGCCGAGCGCTCGAGCAACAAGAAAGAGATAATCTATCTCATGGACGGCCTGCTCAAGGTGCTTAAGGGCGCCTACGAGGATAAGGGCTTCGATTTTATCGGCAATTTTGATGCCTACGTAAAATATTGTAAGCAGATGGAGCCGTTCCTGGACGACTTCTATGGGGCCGAAGAGGCGAAGAGGCCGGCTTCCAGGGAGCAGCCGATGCTTCACGCCGACCTAAACATGATACAGGACAAGGTTGGGGCCTTGCTAAACGCTATCGGGAAAGACGATGAATCCGCCGCGCTCGCCTACAGGCTTTCACTTGAGATAGCCAGGCTGGATACGGGCATATATGACGATTACCGCGTAGTGGAGTCCTGCCTGAGGAATATCGTGAACAGGATGAAGCTTTCGAGCGATAAGAAATCTGAGCTTCACTATAAGATCCTTTTGATAGGAAAGAACGGCGCTTCTCAGGTTCAGCTCGTTTTGGACGAGATGCTTAAGGAGCTTGGCGTGGTGAGGACGGATAAGCCTATGCCCGCCGAGGCTAAGAAGGCTGGCCGCAAGGTGAGCGTTCTGGAGTATGTGGCCGTTATCATCATCGTGATATTGCTCGTTATCGCCATCGTGCTGGCCTTGAATAAGCTTGGCTTTATAAGGCTGCCCTTTGCGCTGCCCATAAGCTGGCTCAACCCGTCCCTGGCAAGCATTGTAATAGGCTCTTTTTAA